Proteins encoded by one window of Dyella humicola:
- a CDS encoding DUF1656 domain-containing protein — translation MPREIALADALVPSILLVYLGCLLVLWVVDTIVGRYGLYRYVWHPSLFRVALFFCLFGAVGLLLYP, via the coding sequence ATGCCCCGTGAAATCGCCCTCGCCGACGCGTTGGTCCCTAGCATTCTGCTGGTGTATCTCGGCTGCCTGCTGGTGCTGTGGGTGGTTGACACCATCGTCGGTCGTTATGGTCTGTACCGCTATGTCTGGCATCCGTCCCTGTTCCGTGTCGCCTTGTTCTTCTGCCTGTTCGGCGCGGTCGGCCTGTTGTTGTACCCCTGA
- a CDS encoding biotin/lipoyl-binding protein — protein sequence MKIQTQPLLRFLITASVVVLALVLGHALWRHYLYSPWTRDGRVRAEVARIAPDVSGLVTRVAVVDNQIVNKGDVLFVIDPERFHIALAQAEANLAAAKASARAAGANIDAVLASASARRAEYDMRQDQARRRQDLADVVPKEERTDARSAADTARAVWQQAQASGHQATASREQAEAAVVQAQVAVDRAQLDIARTEVRAPVDGYVTNLDVRVGDYAAAGSPRLALIDRHSYYIYGYFEETKLPSIRVGDPVSIRLLSGGTRLTGRITGVARGITDRDNPTGRDLLADVNPTFNWVRLAQRVPVRIDIDESSIPADVVLAAGMTASIDVQPRRVLDRDRSQGKSSP from the coding sequence ATGAAGATCCAGACCCAGCCTTTGCTTCGCTTTCTCATCACGGCCTCCGTCGTCGTCCTTGCGCTAGTGCTCGGCCACGCGCTGTGGCGGCACTACCTGTATTCGCCATGGACGCGCGATGGCCGCGTTCGCGCCGAAGTTGCACGTATTGCCCCCGACGTTTCAGGTCTGGTCACCCGGGTGGCCGTCGTCGACAACCAGATCGTGAACAAGGGCGATGTGCTCTTCGTCATCGATCCCGAGCGCTTCCATATCGCGCTGGCGCAGGCCGAAGCCAACCTCGCTGCCGCCAAGGCCAGCGCTCGCGCGGCCGGTGCCAATATCGATGCGGTGTTGGCCAGCGCCTCCGCGCGTAGGGCCGAGTACGACATGCGCCAGGATCAGGCACGGCGCAGACAGGACCTGGCCGACGTGGTGCCAAAGGAAGAGCGCACCGACGCCCGCTCTGCCGCCGATACCGCGCGCGCCGTCTGGCAGCAAGCCCAGGCCAGTGGCCACCAGGCCACGGCGTCGCGTGAACAGGCAGAGGCCGCCGTGGTGCAGGCGCAAGTTGCCGTGGATCGCGCCCAGCTGGATATCGCGCGTACCGAAGTGCGCGCACCGGTGGACGGTTACGTGACCAACCTGGATGTACGCGTGGGCGATTACGCCGCCGCTGGCAGTCCGCGCCTGGCCCTGATCGATCGCCACAGCTATTACATCTACGGCTACTTCGAGGAAACCAAGTTGCCGAGCATCCGCGTGGGCGATCCCGTCAGCATCCGTCTGCTGAGTGGCGGCACGCGCCTGACGGGCCGCATCACCGGCGTGGCACGGGGCATCACCGATCGTGACAACCCCACCGGCAGGGATCTGCTGGCCGACGTCAATCCGACCTTCAACTGGGTGCGTCTGGCCCAGCGCGTCCCGGTGCGCATCGACATCGATGAATCCAGCATTCCCGCCGATGTCGTGCTGGCAGCCGGCATGACGGCGAGCATCGATGTGCAGCCACGGCGAGTGCTGGATCGGGATAGGAGCCAGGGCAAATCCTCGCCCTAG
- a CDS encoding DUF2252 domain-containing protein, translating into MSAAPEQRTAKRASKHKARDAKPKSAASKGSHLSQDSFHQAVEIRQEMARAIRDKCSRKSLGGWRAPKPRRDPVDILIETSKGRVESLVPIRYGRMMASPFAFYRGAAAIMASDLSSTANTGIHLQICGDCHLVNFGGFATPERKLVFDINDFDETTIGPWEWDVKRLCASLVVAARANACSADDAQDIAWAAASSYRDHLAEYADMPLLDAWYDHIDLEAVIGRMQDEQMKKLASKNVRKAKEHTAHMKEFVKLTVTGGSPARIQDEPPLLYHDAEMQNVISPEVRARAFELYLDSLQPERRILLERFESVDAAVKVVGVGSVGTYCGIILFVSGSGDPLFLQFKEARQSVIDPFVGRNPYAHQGQRVVAGQRLMQSASDIFLGWTEGPKRHFYIRQLRDAKISPQVELMGAANLRRYGRLCAHTLARAHARSGDAVLLAAYLGKSDAFADAIASFSVAYADQNDRDHAAMVKAARAGRIQAATID; encoded by the coding sequence ATGTCCGCCGCACCCGAACAGCGCACCGCCAAGCGCGCATCCAAGCACAAGGCCCGTGACGCCAAGCCCAAGTCTGCGGCAAGCAAAGGTTCGCACCTGTCGCAGGACAGCTTTCATCAAGCGGTGGAAATAAGGCAGGAAATGGCGAGAGCCATACGTGACAAGTGCTCACGAAAGTCGCTGGGTGGCTGGCGGGCGCCGAAACCCCGGCGGGACCCCGTCGATATCCTGATCGAAACATCGAAAGGCCGGGTCGAGTCGCTGGTGCCGATCCGTTATGGCCGCATGATGGCTTCGCCCTTCGCCTTTTACCGGGGCGCTGCCGCGATCATGGCCAGTGATCTTTCCTCGACCGCCAACACGGGCATCCATCTGCAGATCTGCGGGGATTGCCACTTGGTGAACTTTGGCGGCTTTGCCACGCCCGAACGCAAGCTGGTATTCGACATCAACGATTTCGACGAGACCACCATCGGTCCGTGGGAATGGGATGTGAAGCGGCTCTGCGCCAGCCTAGTCGTCGCTGCGCGCGCCAATGCCTGCTCGGCTGATGATGCGCAGGACATCGCGTGGGCGGCCGCCTCCTCGTATCGTGACCACCTGGCCGAGTACGCGGACATGCCGCTGCTCGACGCCTGGTATGACCACATCGACCTGGAGGCGGTGATCGGCCGCATGCAGGACGAGCAGATGAAAAAGCTGGCTAGCAAGAACGTGCGCAAGGCGAAGGAGCACACCGCTCACATGAAGGAATTCGTCAAGTTGACGGTGACTGGCGGCTCTCCTGCACGGATCCAGGACGAGCCACCCTTGCTCTATCACGACGCCGAAATGCAAAACGTGATCAGCCCGGAAGTGCGTGCGCGCGCATTCGAGCTCTATTTAGATTCGCTGCAACCGGAACGAAGAATCCTGCTGGAGCGCTTTGAGTCTGTCGACGCCGCCGTCAAGGTCGTCGGCGTTGGCAGCGTGGGCACCTACTGCGGCATCATCCTGTTCGTATCCGGTAGCGGCGACCCCCTGTTCCTGCAGTTCAAGGAGGCGCGGCAGTCGGTGATCGACCCGTTTGTCGGCAGGAACCCTTATGCGCACCAGGGGCAACGCGTCGTTGCCGGCCAGCGGCTGATGCAATCGGCGAGCGATATTTTCCTTGGCTGGACGGAAGGGCCGAAGCGCCATTTCTATATACGCCAACTACGCGACGCCAAGATCTCGCCGCAGGTCGAACTGATGGGCGCGGCGAACCTGCGTCGTTATGGCCGACTGTGTGCACACACCCTGGCACGGGCGCACGCGCGATCAGGAGATGCCGTGCTTCTGGCCGCCTACCTCGGCAAGAGCGATGCCTTCGCCGACGCCATCGCATCATTTTCCGTGGCCTACGCCGACCAAAACGACCGCGACCATGCCGCCATGGTCAAGGCAGCCAGGGCGGGACGCATCCAGGCCGCAACGATCGACTAA
- a CDS encoding MBL fold metallo-hydrolase, giving the protein MFKLTLVAAILIFATVSSVAAPVAPPLELVVLGSGGPGATGRAGAGYIVLVDGEPRIVVDAGPGTFVRLGEAKLSLDKIDIVLLTHLHIDHTGELPGLFKARAISAGGPVNLRVFGPTGHHGEGDDATFPSTSRFIDLLFGPAGAYSYLRDFAAPMTIKATDIDASANAPKTPKIIYSEHGLDIGAIAGHHGDAPAVIYRIDYRHQSITFSGDIDAKGIDNLGRIAQHTNLLVFNCVVLDPPGSRPVLYTLHTPPKTIGVVAADSETKRLLLSHLSPSIDQQRANVEASIRAHYQGPVVFAEDGMRLQP; this is encoded by the coding sequence ATGTTCAAGCTGACCCTCGTTGCCGCGATCCTGATATTCGCCACTGTCAGCAGTGTTGCCGCGCCGGTTGCACCGCCCCTGGAGCTGGTGGTGCTTGGGTCCGGTGGTCCCGGGGCGACCGGGCGTGCCGGGGCGGGGTACATCGTGCTGGTCGACGGCGAGCCTCGCATCGTGGTGGATGCTGGGCCCGGGACGTTTGTGCGCCTGGGCGAGGCCAAGCTGTCATTGGACAAGATCGATATCGTCTTGCTGACGCATCTGCACATCGATCACACCGGCGAATTGCCTGGGTTGTTCAAAGCGCGAGCGATCTCAGCCGGTGGTCCGGTCAATCTTCGGGTCTTTGGTCCTACAGGACATCATGGCGAAGGCGACGATGCCACCTTCCCATCCACCAGCCGCTTTATCGATCTGCTATTCGGACCTGCGGGTGCGTATAGCTACTTGCGCGACTTTGCCGCGCCGATGACGATCAAAGCGACGGATATCGATGCGTCGGCGAATGCCCCGAAGACACCGAAGATCATTTATTCAGAGCATGGCCTGGATATCGGCGCGATAGCGGGTCACCATGGCGATGCGCCCGCAGTGATCTATCGCATCGACTATCGCCATCAGAGCATCACCTTCAGCGGTGACATCGATGCCAAGGGCATCGACAATCTGGGTCGTATTGCGCAACACACCAACCTGCTGGTGTTCAATTGCGTGGTGCTCGATCCACCGGGCTCAAGGCCCGTGCTCTATACCTTGCACACCCCGCCCAAGACGATTGGCGTGGTGGCCGCCGACAGCGAAACGAAAAGACTGCTGCTCAGTCATTTGTCACCCTCGATTGATCAACAGCGTGCCAATGTGGAGGCATCCATCCGTGCGCATTATCAGGGGCCGGTCGTGTTCGCCGAAGATGGCATGCGTTTGCAGCCTTAG
- a CDS encoding FUSC family protein, whose protein sequence is MSAVSHDLPANRRWPWLAEFLIGERQSWIFVFKCMLAFYIVAWLAMVFQLEQPSTAMITVSIVMHPQSGIVLAKSFYRAIGTVAGSLCGLLMLAAFPQQRELFLFSLSLWVGVCSGGAVLYRNFMSYGFVLAGYTAAIVTLPAINNPYNVFYSAVLRVSEVMLGIIVAGVISDIVLPVRLRDVLLRSAREQYQHFIEFARGSLGGHIPRSEMEQAQLRVVRAAVQLEDLRSSVIFEDPEARARSSRLQLLNLRYMAAATSFQSLHHLINRLQRNNHPRTADAVIKLYAPVGEALSLDPVERTEPRLLTARLEASEARLPALAAELRGELRQDPELLLEFDTGAMLLRRFVRELCDFTALKVTVRETQGRLQGTVERVEFKRANDYAPPLIAVVRTFLTMLTLGVFWFATAWPFGPSAMLLATVFSGLLATSPTPVLATVNTWIGYAMGLAGAYVVTFWLLPGSDGFVMLMLATTPLLLIGPYLTARNATLPGVGAGYTLGFVYILALKNPMEYNPERFINDSIASLFGLMMSGAAFMVIPTVIGTQWLRRRQLQRLRRQVTFAATAPMAGLLYRFESANRDLFHQIVSFTQPKSAESKELLAWALAVNDCGRAVIELRQDMLHAELPPPLMEVMQKAVLALAQLYDEPDSARWQQADDAIDHALTLTMQTLPLARASCQPALAHLLQLRTALRDDQSALGPYIIKAPETSHAP, encoded by the coding sequence ATGTCAGCCGTTTCCCACGACCTCCCGGCGAATCGACGCTGGCCCTGGCTGGCCGAGTTCCTCATCGGCGAGCGGCAGTCGTGGATCTTCGTATTCAAATGCATGCTCGCTTTCTACATCGTCGCCTGGCTGGCGATGGTGTTCCAGTTGGAGCAGCCATCGACGGCGATGATCACCGTATCGATCGTGATGCATCCGCAAAGCGGCATCGTGCTGGCCAAGAGCTTCTATCGCGCCATCGGCACGGTGGCCGGCAGCTTGTGTGGTTTGCTGATGTTGGCGGCCTTTCCGCAGCAGCGCGAATTGTTCCTTTTCAGCCTCTCGCTATGGGTCGGCGTGTGTTCGGGCGGCGCCGTGCTGTACCGCAACTTCATGTCCTACGGCTTCGTGCTGGCGGGGTATACCGCGGCGATCGTGACGTTGCCGGCGATCAACAACCCGTACAACGTCTTCTACTCCGCGGTCCTACGCGTGAGCGAAGTGATGCTGGGCATCATCGTTGCCGGCGTGATCAGCGATATCGTGCTGCCCGTACGCCTGCGCGACGTGCTACTCAGGAGTGCCCGCGAGCAATATCAGCACTTCATCGAATTCGCTCGCGGCAGCCTGGGTGGCCATATTCCGCGTTCCGAGATGGAGCAGGCGCAACTGCGCGTTGTACGAGCCGCCGTGCAGCTGGAAGACCTGCGCTCGTCCGTGATCTTCGAAGACCCTGAGGCACGCGCGCGCAGCAGCCGATTGCAGCTGCTCAACCTGCGTTACATGGCGGCCGCCACCAGCTTCCAATCATTGCATCATCTGATCAACCGCTTGCAGCGCAATAACCATCCACGTACGGCGGACGCGGTGATCAAGCTTTATGCGCCCGTCGGCGAGGCGCTTTCGCTGGACCCCGTCGAGCGCACCGAGCCGCGGCTGTTGACCGCCCGCCTGGAGGCAAGCGAGGCCAGGCTGCCGGCCTTAGCCGCGGAACTACGTGGTGAGCTGCGCCAGGACCCGGAGCTGCTGCTGGAATTCGACACGGGTGCCATGCTGCTGCGCCGCTTTGTCAGGGAGCTGTGCGACTTCACGGCGCTCAAGGTGACGGTGCGCGAGACCCAAGGACGCTTGCAAGGTACGGTGGAGCGCGTCGAATTCAAGCGCGCCAACGACTATGCTCCGCCACTGATTGCCGTGGTGCGCACCTTCCTCACCATGCTCACGCTGGGCGTGTTCTGGTTTGCTACGGCATGGCCGTTTGGTCCCAGTGCGATGTTGCTGGCGACCGTCTTCAGCGGTCTGCTGGCCACGTCGCCAACGCCGGTATTGGCCACGGTCAACACATGGATAGGCTACGCCATGGGCTTGGCCGGTGCCTATGTGGTGACGTTCTGGTTGCTGCCGGGCAGCGACGGTTTCGTGATGCTGATGCTCGCCACCACGCCGCTGCTGCTGATCGGGCCTTACCTGACGGCGCGCAACGCGACCCTCCCGGGCGTCGGCGCCGGCTATACCCTGGGCTTCGTCTATATTTTGGCGTTGAAGAACCCGATGGAGTACAACCCGGAGCGTTTCATCAACGACAGCATCGCCTCGCTGTTCGGCCTGATGATGAGCGGGGCGGCCTTCATGGTGATCCCGACGGTGATCGGCACGCAGTGGTTGCGCCGTCGACAGCTGCAACGGCTGCGCCGACAAGTGACGTTTGCCGCCACCGCCCCGATGGCAGGCCTCCTCTACCGATTCGAGAGTGCCAACCGCGATCTGTTCCATCAGATCGTCTCCTTCACCCAACCCAAGAGCGCAGAATCCAAGGAGCTGTTGGCCTGGGCCCTGGCCGTGAACGACTGCGGCCGCGCCGTGATCGAGTTGCGCCAGGACATGCTGCATGCGGAGCTGCCGCCGCCGCTGATGGAAGTGATGCAGAAAGCGGTACTTGCGCTCGCCCAACTGTACGACGAGCCCGACTCCGCGCGCTGGCAGCAAGCGGATGACGCCATCGACCATGCACTTACCTTGACCATGCAGACCCTACCGCTGGCACGCGCGAGCTGTCAGCCTGCGCTGGCGCACCTGTTGCAACTGCGCACGGCGCTGCGCGATGACCAGTCTGCGCTTGGGCCCTACATCATCAAGGCACCGGAGACGTCCCATGCCCCGTGA